A genomic stretch from Halichoerus grypus chromosome 5, mHalGry1.hap1.1, whole genome shotgun sequence includes:
- the SLC35A3 gene encoding UDP-N-acetylglucosamine transporter isoform X3, with translation MSANLKYLSLGILVFQTTSLVLTMRYSRTLKEEGPRYLSSTAVVVAELLKIMACILLVYKDSNCSLRTLNRILHDEILNKPMETLKLAIPSGIYTLQNNLLYVALSNLDAATYQVTYQLKILTTALFSVSMLSKRLGVYQWFSLVILMTGVAFVQWPSDSQELDSKELSAGSQFVGLMAVLTACFSSGFAGVYFEKILKETKQSVWIRNIQLGFFGSIFGLMGVYIYDGELVSKNGFFQGYNRLTWIVVILQALGGLVIAAVIKYADNILKGFATSLSIILSTLISYFWLQDFVPTSVFFLGAILVITATFLYGYDPKPTGNPTKA, from the exons ATGTCTGCCAACCTAAAATACCTTTCCTTGGGAATTTTAGTCTTTCAGACTACCAGTTTGGTTCTAACGATGCGTTATTCTAGGACTTTAAAAGAGGAGGGACCTCGTTATCTATCTTCTACAGCAGTGGTTGTTGCTGAACTTTTGAAAATAATGGCCTGCATTTTATTAGTCTACAAAGACAGCA ACTGTAGTCTAAGAACACTGAATCGAATACTACATGATGAAATACTTAATAAACCTATGGAAACGCTTAAACTTGCTATTCCATCAGGGATATATACTCTTCAGAATAATTTACTCTATGTGGCCCTGTCAAATCTGGATGCAGCTACTTATCAG gtcaCGTATCAGTTGAAGATTCTTACGACAGCATTATTTTCCGTGTCTATGCTTAGTAAAAGATTAGGTGTGTACCAGTGGTTCTCGCTAGTAATTCTGATGACAGGAGTTGCTTTTGTACAG tgGCCCTCAGATTCTCAAGAGCTTGATTCTAAGGAACTTTCAGCTGGTTCTCAGTTTGTAGGCCTCATGGCGGTTCTCACAGCATGTTTTTCAAGTGGCTTTGCTGGGGTTTACtttgagaaaatcttaaaagaaaccaaacaatCAGTGTGGATAAGAAATATTCAGCTTG gtttctttgGGAGTATATTTGGATTAATGGGTGTATACATTTATGATGGAGAATTGGTGTCAAAGAATGGATTTTTTCAGGGATATAACCGACTGACTTGGATAGTTGTTATTCTTCAG GCACTTGGAGGCCTTGTAATAGCTGCTGTTATTAAATAtgcagataatattttaaaaggatttgcAACCTCTTTATCCATAATATTATCAACACTGATATCCTATTTTTGGCTACAAGATTTTGTGCCAACCAG TGTCTTTTTCCTTGGAGCCATCCTTGTAATAACAGCTACTTTCCTATATGGTTATGATCCCAAACCTACAGGCAATCCTACTAAAGCATAG
- the SLC35A3 gene encoding UDP-N-acetylglucosamine transporter isoform X1 codes for MEGLPLANEDKTMSANLKYLSLGILVFQTTSLVLTMRYSRTLKEEGPRYLSSTAVVVAELLKIMACILLVYKDSNCSLRTLNRILHDEILNKPMETLKLAIPSGIYTLQNNLLYVALSNLDAATYQVTYQLKILTTALFSVSMLSKRLGVYQWFSLVILMTGVAFVQWPSDSQELDSKELSAGSQFVGLMAVLTACFSSGFAGVYFEKILKETKQSVWIRNIQLGFFGSIFGLMGVYIYDGELVSKNGFFQGYNRLTWIVVILQALGGLVIAAVIKYADNILKGFATSLSIILSTLISYFWLQDFVPTSVFFLGAILVITATFLYGYDPKPTGNPTKA; via the exons gcaAATGAAGATAAAACAATGTCTGCCAACCTAAAATACCTTTCCTTGGGAATTTTAGTCTTTCAGACTACCAGTTTGGTTCTAACGATGCGTTATTCTAGGACTTTAAAAGAGGAGGGACCTCGTTATCTATCTTCTACAGCAGTGGTTGTTGCTGAACTTTTGAAAATAATGGCCTGCATTTTATTAGTCTACAAAGACAGCA ACTGTAGTCTAAGAACACTGAATCGAATACTACATGATGAAATACTTAATAAACCTATGGAAACGCTTAAACTTGCTATTCCATCAGGGATATATACTCTTCAGAATAATTTACTCTATGTGGCCCTGTCAAATCTGGATGCAGCTACTTATCAG gtcaCGTATCAGTTGAAGATTCTTACGACAGCATTATTTTCCGTGTCTATGCTTAGTAAAAGATTAGGTGTGTACCAGTGGTTCTCGCTAGTAATTCTGATGACAGGAGTTGCTTTTGTACAG tgGCCCTCAGATTCTCAAGAGCTTGATTCTAAGGAACTTTCAGCTGGTTCTCAGTTTGTAGGCCTCATGGCGGTTCTCACAGCATGTTTTTCAAGTGGCTTTGCTGGGGTTTACtttgagaaaatcttaaaagaaaccaaacaatCAGTGTGGATAAGAAATATTCAGCTTG gtttctttgGGAGTATATTTGGATTAATGGGTGTATACATTTATGATGGAGAATTGGTGTCAAAGAATGGATTTTTTCAGGGATATAACCGACTGACTTGGATAGTTGTTATTCTTCAG GCACTTGGAGGCCTTGTAATAGCTGCTGTTATTAAATAtgcagataatattttaaaaggatttgcAACCTCTTTATCCATAATATTATCAACACTGATATCCTATTTTTGGCTACAAGATTTTGTGCCAACCAG TGTCTTTTTCCTTGGAGCCATCCTTGTAATAACAGCTACTTTCCTATATGGTTATGATCCCAAACCTACAGGCAATCCTACTAAAGCATAG
- the SLC35A3 gene encoding UDP-N-acetylglucosamine transporter isoform X4, with the protein MEGLPLANEDKTMSANLKYLSLGILVFQTTSLVLTMRYSRTLKEEGPRYLSSTAVVVAELLKIMACILLVYKDSNCSLRTLNRILHDEILNKPMETLKLAIPSGIYTLQNNLLYVALSNLDAATYQVTYQLKILTTALFSVSMLSKRLGVYQWFSLVILMTGVAFVQWPSDSQELDSKELSAGSQFVGLMAVLTACFSSGFAGVYFEKILKETKQSVWIRNIQLVSFSLEPSL; encoded by the exons gcaAATGAAGATAAAACAATGTCTGCCAACCTAAAATACCTTTCCTTGGGAATTTTAGTCTTTCAGACTACCAGTTTGGTTCTAACGATGCGTTATTCTAGGACTTTAAAAGAGGAGGGACCTCGTTATCTATCTTCTACAGCAGTGGTTGTTGCTGAACTTTTGAAAATAATGGCCTGCATTTTATTAGTCTACAAAGACAGCA ACTGTAGTCTAAGAACACTGAATCGAATACTACATGATGAAATACTTAATAAACCTATGGAAACGCTTAAACTTGCTATTCCATCAGGGATATATACTCTTCAGAATAATTTACTCTATGTGGCCCTGTCAAATCTGGATGCAGCTACTTATCAG gtcaCGTATCAGTTGAAGATTCTTACGACAGCATTATTTTCCGTGTCTATGCTTAGTAAAAGATTAGGTGTGTACCAGTGGTTCTCGCTAGTAATTCTGATGACAGGAGTTGCTTTTGTACAG tgGCCCTCAGATTCTCAAGAGCTTGATTCTAAGGAACTTTCAGCTGGTTCTCAGTTTGTAGGCCTCATGGCGGTTCTCACAGCATGTTTTTCAAGTGGCTTTGCTGGGGTTTACtttgagaaaatcttaaaagaaaccaaacaatCAGTGTGGATAAGAAATATTCAGCTTG TGTCTTTTTCCTTGGAGCCATCCTTGTAA
- the SLC35A3 gene encoding UDP-N-acetylglucosamine transporter isoform X2: MEGLPLANEDKTMSANLKYLSLGILVFQTTSLVLTMRYSRTLKEEGPRYLSSTAVVVAELLKIMACILLVYKDSNCSLRTLNRILHDEILNKPMETLKLAIPSGIYTLQNNLLYVALSNLDAATYQVTYQLKILTTALFSVSMLSKRLGVYQWFSLVILMTGVAFVQWPSDSQELDSKELSAGSQFVGLMAVLTACFSSGFAGVYFEKILKETKQSVWIRNIQLGHEWGEEQKVREREPQADFTQSTEPTEHRAHRAQSPTWGLIP; this comes from the exons gcaAATGAAGATAAAACAATGTCTGCCAACCTAAAATACCTTTCCTTGGGAATTTTAGTCTTTCAGACTACCAGTTTGGTTCTAACGATGCGTTATTCTAGGACTTTAAAAGAGGAGGGACCTCGTTATCTATCTTCTACAGCAGTGGTTGTTGCTGAACTTTTGAAAATAATGGCCTGCATTTTATTAGTCTACAAAGACAGCA ACTGTAGTCTAAGAACACTGAATCGAATACTACATGATGAAATACTTAATAAACCTATGGAAACGCTTAAACTTGCTATTCCATCAGGGATATATACTCTTCAGAATAATTTACTCTATGTGGCCCTGTCAAATCTGGATGCAGCTACTTATCAG gtcaCGTATCAGTTGAAGATTCTTACGACAGCATTATTTTCCGTGTCTATGCTTAGTAAAAGATTAGGTGTGTACCAGTGGTTCTCGCTAGTAATTCTGATGACAGGAGTTGCTTTTGTACAG tgGCCCTCAGATTCTCAAGAGCTTGATTCTAAGGAACTTTCAGCTGGTTCTCAGTTTGTAGGCCTCATGGCGGTTCTCACAGCATGTTTTTCAAGTGGCTTTGCTGGGGTTTACtttgagaaaatcttaaaagaaaccaaacaatCAGTGTGGATAAGAAATATTCAGCTTG ggcacgagtggggggaggagcagaaggtgagggagagagaacctcaagcagatttcacacagagcacagagcccacagagcacagagcccacagagcacagagcccaacatggggcttgatcccatga